Proteins encoded within one genomic window of Stigmatopora argus isolate UIUO_Sarg chromosome 21, RoL_Sarg_1.0, whole genome shotgun sequence:
- the cgnb gene encoding cingulin isoform X2, producing MSTLSGDRKPPVDYGVQIRFIKDLHEGGGAPADRSKMASAASPQPASKYGVAVRVQGISGQPYVVLNDGAKGDSYGVQINTPPASVAPSPASYDGAPEFSTSTGPGQAHSPEDEEAGIYRSPLRRPPGDGQAGSHGDEESRNAQPQVKAVADPKLTGKNDEEYNEAGLKPVKVNGGGPRGYKCNGFTGSPSKYVNAKVPESPADPLASAEEKPIDTDSLAPINKLISKFNNRTAGGPPQARGRSAARQQLRFEERKRSKSLDARKEPSTPSPTFNPYASPLASQRSDPELETRQASFASPRRPPPREFPLKKPEIMPRNQKGVGGPEKAQAKQAIYNGPKEGTSENEASLECKTNRGIETISNLKDGKQKALGPEEQLTLCRKQLQRAHDELAEERMGREMAESRLHLQEDHLAELQEELRRFSETSADSPQTDVASLRAELAEATLRLRRQEDMLRQRERELTALKGALKEEVECHDREMETLREQYGVDMCNLRKTMEQLAQSQEQIEEERERVNASLVSLEEELDCCRDRGDQWKSQLDAASQDLRESQEKMGTHSGTHKLLQCQSEKDELESQLKEVQDSLPDVREQRSSAESEALEALKRENGEREARLLAQIDAVKAQKAELEKALSEAKEASSRPSSADHGANLELQESNARLRERIARMRLQSSATRNWEAEEAAEAQEEENRALKSQLEEAKRGASRLAKEREELSRRLGERDLEREALRRSKADLEEQKRLLDRALEKMNKEMEAVMGDSRQSVTSLQSQLDEYRERSRKDLQEAQRNNKDRMAELQRAQANLKTQQDEVSRLKKELLSCSEERDGAQLEQNLLSNRLKHLEGELESQKGTHSDRNREIRGLEDKIKSLEIELDEERSSVELLNDRIARARDQVDQLRSELMQERSARHDLEMDKSAIERQVKELKSRVADMEGQARPSAGMAVLEGKIQELEERLRSEEREKNSIQASQRRTERKLKEVNATLDQERIQHVEQKDQLTLRVKALKRKVDESEGEVERLEGVRRKVLRELEEQQELQEALQAKVTALESEFKRKAQHSHRSALATLSSEDDDAFYDVSVAAILNEAHNQGSNC from the exons ATGAGCACCCTCTCCGGTGACAGGAAGCCCCCGGTGGACTACGGCGTTCAGATCCGTTTCATCAAAGACCTCCACGAGGGCGGTGGCGCGCCAGCGGACCGGTCCAAAATGGCCAGCGCCGCCTCGCCCCAGCCCGCCAGTAAGTACGGAGTGGCAGTGCGGGTTCAGGGGATCTCAGGGCAACCCTACGTGGTGCTGAACGATGGCGCCAAGGGAGACTCGTACGGGGTCCAGATCAACACCCCGCCCGCCAGCGTCGCTCCGTCCCCGGCGTCGTACGACGGCGCGCCGGAGTTTTCCACATCCACCGGCCCGGGTCAAGCGCACTCGCCTGAGGACGAGGAGGCCGGAATCTACCGGAGCCCCCTGAGAAGACCTCCCGGGGACGGTCAGGCGGGGAGTCACGGGGACGAAGAGTCTAGGAACGCCCAACCGCAAGTCAAAGCGGTAGCAGACCCCAAATTGACCGGTAAGAATGACGAAGAGTACAACGAAGCCGGGTTGAAACCCGTCAAGGTCAACGGGGGCGGACCCAGAGGCTACAAATGCAACGGTTTCACGGGGTCCCCTTCGAAATATGTCAACGCGAAGGTCCCGGAATCTCCCGCGGATCCTTTGGCGTCCGCCGAAGAGAAGCCGATCGACACAGACTCCCTGGCGCCCATCAACAAGCTCATCAGTAAATTTAATAACAGAACGGCGGGCGGCCCGCCCCAAGCCCGGGGGCGCAGTGCCGCCCGGCAGCAGCTCCGGTTCGAGGAAAGGAAGCGCTCCAAGAGCCTGGACGCCCGTAAAGAACCTTCCACGCCTTCGCCGACGTTCAATCCCTACGCTTCTCCTCTTGCCTCCCAACGGTCCGATCCCGAGCTCGAAACTCGGCAGGCGAGCTTCGCATCACCGCGGAGGCCGCCTCCCAGGGAGTTTCCGCTCAAAAAACCC GAGATAATGCCGAGGAACCAAAAAGGCGTCGGTGGTCCGGAGAAGGCTCAAGCCAAGCAAGCTATTTACAATGGACCCAAAGAAGG CACCAGTGAGAATGAAGCATCCCTGGAGTGTAAAACCAACCGTGGCATTGAAACTATCAGCAACCTCAAG GATGGAAAGCAGAAGGCGTTAGGTCCGGAGGAGCAATTGACTCTATGCAGGAAACAACTCCAACGAGCCCACGACGA GTTGGCCGAGGAGCGCATGGGTCGAGAGATGGCCGAGTCCCGCCTGCATCTTCAAGAAGATCACCTAGCCGAACTCCAGGAAGAGCTGAGGAGATTTTCGGAAACATCGGCCGACTCGCCCCAGACG GACGTGGCGAGCCTGCGGGCGGAACTGGCCGAGGCGACCTTGCGACTCCGGCGCCAGGAAGACATGCTGCGGCAGCGCGAGCGGGAGCTGACGGCCCTGAAGGGGGCGCTCAAGGAGGAGGTGGAGTGTCACGACCGCGAGATGGAGACGCTCAGAGAGCAGTACGGCGTGGACATGTGCAACCTCAGGAAGACCATGGAGCAACTGGCACAG TCGCAggagcagattgaagaggagcGCGAACGCGTCAATGCCTCGCTGGTCAGCCTGGAGGAGGAACTGGACTGCTGCCGGGATCGAGGAGACCAGTGGAAGTCGCAGCTGGACGCCGCGTCGCAAGACCTCCGGGAATCGCAAGAAAA GATGGGGACGCACTCCGGCACCCACAA GCTCCTCCAGTGTCAATCGGAGAAGGACGAGTTGGAAAGCCAGCTGAAGGAAGTCCAGGACTCGTTACCCGACGTGCGCGAGCAACGCTCATCGGCTGAG AGCGAGGCTCTCGAAGCCCTGAAGAGAGAAAACGGCGAGCGCGAGGCCCGCCTCCTAGCACAGATCGACGCCGTGAAGGCGCAGAAGGCCGAGTTAGAGAAAGCCCTGAGTGAAGCCAAAGAG GCGTCATCGCGTCCCTCTTCGGCGGATCACGGCGCTAACCTGGAGCTCCAAGAAAGCAACGCTCGCCTCAGAGAGCGGATTGCCCGCATG AGACTGCAGTCGAGCGCCACCAGGAATTGGGAAGCCGAGGAGGCCGCGGAGGCCCAGGAGGAGGAGAACCGCGCCCTGAAATCGCAGCTGGAGGAAGCCAAGCGTGGCGCCTCGCGCCTGGCCAAGGAGCGCGAAGAGCTGAGCCGACGTCTGGGGGAGCGCGACCTGGAGCGCGAGGCCCTGCGGCGGAGCAAGGCCGACCTGGAGGAGCAGAAGAGGCTCCTGGACCGAGCGCTGGAGAAGATGAACAAAGAG ATGGAGGCGGTCATGGGCGACTCGCGCCAGTCGGTGACCTCCCTGCAGTCGCAGCTGGACGAGTACAGGGAGCGCTCCAGGAAGGACTTGCAGGAGGCCCAGCGCAACAACAAGGACCGGATGGCCGAGCTGCAGCGGGCCCAAGCCAACCTCAAGACCCAGCAGGACGAG GTGTCCCGCCTGAAGAAAGAGCTGCTGAGCTGCAGCGAGGAGCGAGACGGCGCTCAGCTGGAGCAAAACCTCCTCAGCAACCGCCTCAAGCACTTGGAGGGCGAGCTGGAGTCGCAGAAAGGAACGCATAGCGACCGCAACCGAGAAATCAGGGGGCTCGAG GACAAAATCAAGTCCCTCGAGATCGAGCTGGACGAGGAGAGGAGCAGCGTGGAGCTGTTGAACGATCGCATCGCACGCGCTCGAGACCAG GTGGACCAGCTGCGCTCCGAGTTGATGCAGGAGCGCTCGGCCCGACACGACCTGGAGATGGACAAGAGTGCCATTGAGCGACAG GTCAAGGAGTTGAAATCGCGCGTGGCCGACATGGAAGGACAGGCTCGGCCTTCTGCCGGCATGGCTGTGCTGGAAGGCAAAATTCAGGAGCTGGAGGAACGACTGCGCAGTGAAGAACG GGAAAAGAACAGCATTCAGGCCTCTCAGAGACGGACCGAGCGGAAACTCAAGGAGGTCAACGCCACTCTAGACCAGGAGAGGATCCAGCACGTGGAACAGAAGGACCAG CTGACCCTGCGCGTGAAGGCTCTGAAGAGGAAGGTGGACGAGAGCGAGGGGGAAGTGGAGCGCCTGGAAGGCGTCCGCAGGAAGGTCTTGAGGGAGCTGGAGGAGCAGCAGGAGCTCCAGGAGGCGCTGCAGGCCAAAGTCACCGCACTGGAATCGGAATTCAA ACGAAAGGCGCAGCATTCGCATCGCAGCGCTTTGGCCACGTTGAGCTCCGAGGATGACGACGCCTTCTACGATGTGAGCGTggccgccattttgaatgaGGCCCACAATCAAGGCTCCAACTGTTAA
- the cgnb gene encoding cingulin isoform X4 gives MSTLSGDRKPPVDYGVQIRFIKDLHEGGGAPADRSKMASAASPQPASKYGVAVRVQGISGQPYVVLNDGAKGDSYGVQINTPPASVAPSPASYDGAPEFSTSTGPGQAHSPEDEEAGIYRSPLRRPPGDGQAGSHGDEESRNAQPQVKAVADPKLTGKNDEEYNEAGLKPVKVNGGGPRGYKCNGFTGSPSKYVNAKVPESPADPLASAEEKPIDTDSLAPINKLISKFNNRTAGGPPQARGRSAARQQLRFEERKRSKSLDARKEPSTPSPTFNPYASPLASQRSDPELETRQASFASPRRPPPREFPLKKPEIMPRNQKGVGGPEKAQAKQAIYNGPKEGTSENEASLECKTNRGIETISNLKDGKQKALGPEEQLTLCRKQLQRAHDELAEERMGREMAESRLHLQEDHLAELQEELRRFSETSADSPQTDVASLRAELAEATLRLRRQEDMLRQRERELTALKGALKEEVECHDREMETLREQYGVDMCNLRKTMEQLAQSQEQIEEERERVNASLVSLEEELDCCRDRGDQWKSQLDAASQDLRESQEKLLQCQSEKDELESQLKEVQDSLPDVREQRSSAESEALEALKRENGEREARLLAQIDAVKAQKAELEKALSEAKEASSRPSSADHGANLELQESNARLRERIARMRLQSSATRNWEAEEAAEAQEEENRALKSQLEEAKRGASRLAKEREELSRRLGERDLEREALRRSKADLEEQKRLLDRALEKMNKEMEAVMGDSRQSVTSLQSQLDEYRERSRKDLQEAQRNNKDRMAELQRAQANLKTQQDEVSRLKKELLSCSEERDGAQLEQNLLSNRLKHLEGELESQKGTHSDRNREIRGLEDKIKSLEIELDEERSSVELLNDRIARARDQVDQLRSELMQERSARHDLEMDKSAIERQVKELKSRVADMEGQARPSAGMAVLEGKIQELEERLRSEEREKNSIQASQRRTERKLKEVNATLDQERIQHVEQKDQLTLRVKALKRKVDESEGEVERLEGVRRKVLRELEEQQELQEALQAKVTALESEFKRKAQHSHRSALATLSSEDDDAFYDVSVAAILNEAHNQGSNC, from the exons ATGAGCACCCTCTCCGGTGACAGGAAGCCCCCGGTGGACTACGGCGTTCAGATCCGTTTCATCAAAGACCTCCACGAGGGCGGTGGCGCGCCAGCGGACCGGTCCAAAATGGCCAGCGCCGCCTCGCCCCAGCCCGCCAGTAAGTACGGAGTGGCAGTGCGGGTTCAGGGGATCTCAGGGCAACCCTACGTGGTGCTGAACGATGGCGCCAAGGGAGACTCGTACGGGGTCCAGATCAACACCCCGCCCGCCAGCGTCGCTCCGTCCCCGGCGTCGTACGACGGCGCGCCGGAGTTTTCCACATCCACCGGCCCGGGTCAAGCGCACTCGCCTGAGGACGAGGAGGCCGGAATCTACCGGAGCCCCCTGAGAAGACCTCCCGGGGACGGTCAGGCGGGGAGTCACGGGGACGAAGAGTCTAGGAACGCCCAACCGCAAGTCAAAGCGGTAGCAGACCCCAAATTGACCGGTAAGAATGACGAAGAGTACAACGAAGCCGGGTTGAAACCCGTCAAGGTCAACGGGGGCGGACCCAGAGGCTACAAATGCAACGGTTTCACGGGGTCCCCTTCGAAATATGTCAACGCGAAGGTCCCGGAATCTCCCGCGGATCCTTTGGCGTCCGCCGAAGAGAAGCCGATCGACACAGACTCCCTGGCGCCCATCAACAAGCTCATCAGTAAATTTAATAACAGAACGGCGGGCGGCCCGCCCCAAGCCCGGGGGCGCAGTGCCGCCCGGCAGCAGCTCCGGTTCGAGGAAAGGAAGCGCTCCAAGAGCCTGGACGCCCGTAAAGAACCTTCCACGCCTTCGCCGACGTTCAATCCCTACGCTTCTCCTCTTGCCTCCCAACGGTCCGATCCCGAGCTCGAAACTCGGCAGGCGAGCTTCGCATCACCGCGGAGGCCGCCTCCCAGGGAGTTTCCGCTCAAAAAACCC GAGATAATGCCGAGGAACCAAAAAGGCGTCGGTGGTCCGGAGAAGGCTCAAGCCAAGCAAGCTATTTACAATGGACCCAAAGAAGG CACCAGTGAGAATGAAGCATCCCTGGAGTGTAAAACCAACCGTGGCATTGAAACTATCAGCAACCTCAAG GATGGAAAGCAGAAGGCGTTAGGTCCGGAGGAGCAATTGACTCTATGCAGGAAACAACTCCAACGAGCCCACGACGA GTTGGCCGAGGAGCGCATGGGTCGAGAGATGGCCGAGTCCCGCCTGCATCTTCAAGAAGATCACCTAGCCGAACTCCAGGAAGAGCTGAGGAGATTTTCGGAAACATCGGCCGACTCGCCCCAGACG GACGTGGCGAGCCTGCGGGCGGAACTGGCCGAGGCGACCTTGCGACTCCGGCGCCAGGAAGACATGCTGCGGCAGCGCGAGCGGGAGCTGACGGCCCTGAAGGGGGCGCTCAAGGAGGAGGTGGAGTGTCACGACCGCGAGATGGAGACGCTCAGAGAGCAGTACGGCGTGGACATGTGCAACCTCAGGAAGACCATGGAGCAACTGGCACAG TCGCAggagcagattgaagaggagcGCGAACGCGTCAATGCCTCGCTGGTCAGCCTGGAGGAGGAACTGGACTGCTGCCGGGATCGAGGAGACCAGTGGAAGTCGCAGCTGGACGCCGCGTCGCAAGACCTCCGGGAATCGCAAGAAAA GCTCCTCCAGTGTCAATCGGAGAAGGACGAGTTGGAAAGCCAGCTGAAGGAAGTCCAGGACTCGTTACCCGACGTGCGCGAGCAACGCTCATCGGCTGAG AGCGAGGCTCTCGAAGCCCTGAAGAGAGAAAACGGCGAGCGCGAGGCCCGCCTCCTAGCACAGATCGACGCCGTGAAGGCGCAGAAGGCCGAGTTAGAGAAAGCCCTGAGTGAAGCCAAAGAG GCGTCATCGCGTCCCTCTTCGGCGGATCACGGCGCTAACCTGGAGCTCCAAGAAAGCAACGCTCGCCTCAGAGAGCGGATTGCCCGCATG AGACTGCAGTCGAGCGCCACCAGGAATTGGGAAGCCGAGGAGGCCGCGGAGGCCCAGGAGGAGGAGAACCGCGCCCTGAAATCGCAGCTGGAGGAAGCCAAGCGTGGCGCCTCGCGCCTGGCCAAGGAGCGCGAAGAGCTGAGCCGACGTCTGGGGGAGCGCGACCTGGAGCGCGAGGCCCTGCGGCGGAGCAAGGCCGACCTGGAGGAGCAGAAGAGGCTCCTGGACCGAGCGCTGGAGAAGATGAACAAAGAG ATGGAGGCGGTCATGGGCGACTCGCGCCAGTCGGTGACCTCCCTGCAGTCGCAGCTGGACGAGTACAGGGAGCGCTCCAGGAAGGACTTGCAGGAGGCCCAGCGCAACAACAAGGACCGGATGGCCGAGCTGCAGCGGGCCCAAGCCAACCTCAAGACCCAGCAGGACGAG GTGTCCCGCCTGAAGAAAGAGCTGCTGAGCTGCAGCGAGGAGCGAGACGGCGCTCAGCTGGAGCAAAACCTCCTCAGCAACCGCCTCAAGCACTTGGAGGGCGAGCTGGAGTCGCAGAAAGGAACGCATAGCGACCGCAACCGAGAAATCAGGGGGCTCGAG GACAAAATCAAGTCCCTCGAGATCGAGCTGGACGAGGAGAGGAGCAGCGTGGAGCTGTTGAACGATCGCATCGCACGCGCTCGAGACCAG GTGGACCAGCTGCGCTCCGAGTTGATGCAGGAGCGCTCGGCCCGACACGACCTGGAGATGGACAAGAGTGCCATTGAGCGACAG GTCAAGGAGTTGAAATCGCGCGTGGCCGACATGGAAGGACAGGCTCGGCCTTCTGCCGGCATGGCTGTGCTGGAAGGCAAAATTCAGGAGCTGGAGGAACGACTGCGCAGTGAAGAACG GGAAAAGAACAGCATTCAGGCCTCTCAGAGACGGACCGAGCGGAAACTCAAGGAGGTCAACGCCACTCTAGACCAGGAGAGGATCCAGCACGTGGAACAGAAGGACCAG CTGACCCTGCGCGTGAAGGCTCTGAAGAGGAAGGTGGACGAGAGCGAGGGGGAAGTGGAGCGCCTGGAAGGCGTCCGCAGGAAGGTCTTGAGGGAGCTGGAGGAGCAGCAGGAGCTCCAGGAGGCGCTGCAGGCCAAAGTCACCGCACTGGAATCGGAATTCAA ACGAAAGGCGCAGCATTCGCATCGCAGCGCTTTGGCCACGTTGAGCTCCGAGGATGACGACGCCTTCTACGATGTGAGCGTggccgccattttgaatgaGGCCCACAATCAAGGCTCCAACTGTTAA
- the cgnb gene encoding cingulin isoform X3 — MSTLSGDRKPPVDYGVQIRFIKDLHEGGGAPADRSKMASAASPQPASKYGVAVRVQGISGQPYVVLNDGAKGDSYGVQINTPPASVAPSPASYDGAPEFSTSTGPGQAHSPEDEEAGIYRSPLRRPPGDGQAGSHGDEESRNAQPQVKAVADPKLTGKNDEEYNEAGLKPVKVNGGGPRGYKCNGFTGSPSKYVNAKVPESPADPLASAEEKPIDTDSLAPINKLISKFNNRTAGGPPQARGRSAARQQLRFEERKRSKSLDARKEPSTPSPTFNPYASPLASQRSDPELETRQASFASPRRPPPREFPLKKPEIMPRNQKGVGGPEKAQAKQAIYNGPKEGTSENEASLECKTNRGIETISNLKKDGKQKALGPEEQLTLCRKQLQRAHDELAEERMGREMAESRLHLQEDHLAELQEELRRFSETSADSPQTDVASLRAELAEATLRLRRQEDMLRQRERELTALKGALKEEVECHDREMETLREQYGVDMCNLRKTMEQLAQSQEQIEEERERVNASLVSLEEELDCCRDRGDQWKSQLDAASQDLRESQEKLLQCQSEKDELESQLKEVQDSLPDVREQRSSAESEALEALKRENGEREARLLAQIDAVKAQKAELEKALSEAKEASSRPSSADHGANLELQESNARLRERIARMRLQSSATRNWEAEEAAEAQEEENRALKSQLEEAKRGASRLAKEREELSRRLGERDLEREALRRSKADLEEQKRLLDRALEKMNKEMEAVMGDSRQSVTSLQSQLDEYRERSRKDLQEAQRNNKDRMAELQRAQANLKTQQDEVSRLKKELLSCSEERDGAQLEQNLLSNRLKHLEGELESQKGTHSDRNREIRGLEDKIKSLEIELDEERSSVELLNDRIARARDQVDQLRSELMQERSARHDLEMDKSAIERQVKELKSRVADMEGQARPSAGMAVLEGKIQELEERLRSEEREKNSIQASQRRTERKLKEVNATLDQERIQHVEQKDQLTLRVKALKRKVDESEGEVERLEGVRRKVLRELEEQQELQEALQAKVTALESEFKRKAQHSHRSALATLSSEDDDAFYDVSVAAILNEAHNQGSNC; from the exons ATGAGCACCCTCTCCGGTGACAGGAAGCCCCCGGTGGACTACGGCGTTCAGATCCGTTTCATCAAAGACCTCCACGAGGGCGGTGGCGCGCCAGCGGACCGGTCCAAAATGGCCAGCGCCGCCTCGCCCCAGCCCGCCAGTAAGTACGGAGTGGCAGTGCGGGTTCAGGGGATCTCAGGGCAACCCTACGTGGTGCTGAACGATGGCGCCAAGGGAGACTCGTACGGGGTCCAGATCAACACCCCGCCCGCCAGCGTCGCTCCGTCCCCGGCGTCGTACGACGGCGCGCCGGAGTTTTCCACATCCACCGGCCCGGGTCAAGCGCACTCGCCTGAGGACGAGGAGGCCGGAATCTACCGGAGCCCCCTGAGAAGACCTCCCGGGGACGGTCAGGCGGGGAGTCACGGGGACGAAGAGTCTAGGAACGCCCAACCGCAAGTCAAAGCGGTAGCAGACCCCAAATTGACCGGTAAGAATGACGAAGAGTACAACGAAGCCGGGTTGAAACCCGTCAAGGTCAACGGGGGCGGACCCAGAGGCTACAAATGCAACGGTTTCACGGGGTCCCCTTCGAAATATGTCAACGCGAAGGTCCCGGAATCTCCCGCGGATCCTTTGGCGTCCGCCGAAGAGAAGCCGATCGACACAGACTCCCTGGCGCCCATCAACAAGCTCATCAGTAAATTTAATAACAGAACGGCGGGCGGCCCGCCCCAAGCCCGGGGGCGCAGTGCCGCCCGGCAGCAGCTCCGGTTCGAGGAAAGGAAGCGCTCCAAGAGCCTGGACGCCCGTAAAGAACCTTCCACGCCTTCGCCGACGTTCAATCCCTACGCTTCTCCTCTTGCCTCCCAACGGTCCGATCCCGAGCTCGAAACTCGGCAGGCGAGCTTCGCATCACCGCGGAGGCCGCCTCCCAGGGAGTTTCCGCTCAAAAAACCC GAGATAATGCCGAGGAACCAAAAAGGCGTCGGTGGTCCGGAGAAGGCTCAAGCCAAGCAAGCTATTTACAATGGACCCAAAGAAGG CACCAGTGAGAATGAAGCATCCCTGGAGTGTAAAACCAACCGTGGCATTGAAACTATCAGCAACCTCAAG aaGGATGGAAAGCAGAAGGCGTTAGGTCCGGAGGAGCAATTGACTCTATGCAGGAAACAACTCCAACGAGCCCACGACGA GTTGGCCGAGGAGCGCATGGGTCGAGAGATGGCCGAGTCCCGCCTGCATCTTCAAGAAGATCACCTAGCCGAACTCCAGGAAGAGCTGAGGAGATTTTCGGAAACATCGGCCGACTCGCCCCAGACG GACGTGGCGAGCCTGCGGGCGGAACTGGCCGAGGCGACCTTGCGACTCCGGCGCCAGGAAGACATGCTGCGGCAGCGCGAGCGGGAGCTGACGGCCCTGAAGGGGGCGCTCAAGGAGGAGGTGGAGTGTCACGACCGCGAGATGGAGACGCTCAGAGAGCAGTACGGCGTGGACATGTGCAACCTCAGGAAGACCATGGAGCAACTGGCACAG TCGCAggagcagattgaagaggagcGCGAACGCGTCAATGCCTCGCTGGTCAGCCTGGAGGAGGAACTGGACTGCTGCCGGGATCGAGGAGACCAGTGGAAGTCGCAGCTGGACGCCGCGTCGCAAGACCTCCGGGAATCGCAAGAAAA GCTCCTCCAGTGTCAATCGGAGAAGGACGAGTTGGAAAGCCAGCTGAAGGAAGTCCAGGACTCGTTACCCGACGTGCGCGAGCAACGCTCATCGGCTGAG AGCGAGGCTCTCGAAGCCCTGAAGAGAGAAAACGGCGAGCGCGAGGCCCGCCTCCTAGCACAGATCGACGCCGTGAAGGCGCAGAAGGCCGAGTTAGAGAAAGCCCTGAGTGAAGCCAAAGAG GCGTCATCGCGTCCCTCTTCGGCGGATCACGGCGCTAACCTGGAGCTCCAAGAAAGCAACGCTCGCCTCAGAGAGCGGATTGCCCGCATG AGACTGCAGTCGAGCGCCACCAGGAATTGGGAAGCCGAGGAGGCCGCGGAGGCCCAGGAGGAGGAGAACCGCGCCCTGAAATCGCAGCTGGAGGAAGCCAAGCGTGGCGCCTCGCGCCTGGCCAAGGAGCGCGAAGAGCTGAGCCGACGTCTGGGGGAGCGCGACCTGGAGCGCGAGGCCCTGCGGCGGAGCAAGGCCGACCTGGAGGAGCAGAAGAGGCTCCTGGACCGAGCGCTGGAGAAGATGAACAAAGAG ATGGAGGCGGTCATGGGCGACTCGCGCCAGTCGGTGACCTCCCTGCAGTCGCAGCTGGACGAGTACAGGGAGCGCTCCAGGAAGGACTTGCAGGAGGCCCAGCGCAACAACAAGGACCGGATGGCCGAGCTGCAGCGGGCCCAAGCCAACCTCAAGACCCAGCAGGACGAG GTGTCCCGCCTGAAGAAAGAGCTGCTGAGCTGCAGCGAGGAGCGAGACGGCGCTCAGCTGGAGCAAAACCTCCTCAGCAACCGCCTCAAGCACTTGGAGGGCGAGCTGGAGTCGCAGAAAGGAACGCATAGCGACCGCAACCGAGAAATCAGGGGGCTCGAG GACAAAATCAAGTCCCTCGAGATCGAGCTGGACGAGGAGAGGAGCAGCGTGGAGCTGTTGAACGATCGCATCGCACGCGCTCGAGACCAG GTGGACCAGCTGCGCTCCGAGTTGATGCAGGAGCGCTCGGCCCGACACGACCTGGAGATGGACAAGAGTGCCATTGAGCGACAG GTCAAGGAGTTGAAATCGCGCGTGGCCGACATGGAAGGACAGGCTCGGCCTTCTGCCGGCATGGCTGTGCTGGAAGGCAAAATTCAGGAGCTGGAGGAACGACTGCGCAGTGAAGAACG GGAAAAGAACAGCATTCAGGCCTCTCAGAGACGGACCGAGCGGAAACTCAAGGAGGTCAACGCCACTCTAGACCAGGAGAGGATCCAGCACGTGGAACAGAAGGACCAG CTGACCCTGCGCGTGAAGGCTCTGAAGAGGAAGGTGGACGAGAGCGAGGGGGAAGTGGAGCGCCTGGAAGGCGTCCGCAGGAAGGTCTTGAGGGAGCTGGAGGAGCAGCAGGAGCTCCAGGAGGCGCTGCAGGCCAAAGTCACCGCACTGGAATCGGAATTCAA ACGAAAGGCGCAGCATTCGCATCGCAGCGCTTTGGCCACGTTGAGCTCCGAGGATGACGACGCCTTCTACGATGTGAGCGTggccgccattttgaatgaGGCCCACAATCAAGGCTCCAACTGTTAA